A single region of the Manihot esculenta cultivar AM560-2 chromosome 12, M.esculenta_v8, whole genome shotgun sequence genome encodes:
- the LOC110628308 gene encoding kinesin-like protein KIN-4A isoform X1: MEGSENCSVKVAVHIRPLIGDERVQGCKECVTVTPGKPQVQIGAHSFTFDNVYGNGGSPSSSMFEECVAPLVDGLFQGYNATVLAYGQTGSGKTYTMGTNFKDGCQTGLIPQVMNALFNKIETLKHQTEFQLHVSFIEILKEEVKDLLDTVSVSKSVAVNGHGKVAVPGRPSIQIRESSNGVITLAGSTEVAVSTIQEMAGCLEQGSLSRATGSTNMNNQSSRSHAIFTITLELMHKLHSVSPVDDTPDEDMGEEYICAKLHLVDLAGSERAKRTGSNGLRLKEGIHINRGLLALGNVISALGDEKKRKEGAHVPYRDSKLTRLLQDSLGGNSKTVMIACVSPADINAEETLNTLKYANRARNIQNKPVVNRDLISNEMQQMRQQLKYLQAELCARGGGSPSDEVQVLKERIAWLEATNEDLSRELHEYRSCCAVVEQCEIDSQEGHVYSSKSERLKRDFQSMDSSDFQMDEVLSGESSGEIDEAAKEWEHALMQSTMDKELNELNRRLEQKESEMKLFGGDGAEALKQHFRKKIMELEEEKRIVQQERDHLLAEIENLAANSDGQTQKTQDIHSQKLKTLEAQILDLKKKQESQVELLKKKQRSDEAARRLQAEIQHIKAQKVRLQHKIKQEAEQFRQWKASREKEMLQLRKEGRRNEYERHKLEALHQRQKLVLHRKTEEAAVATRRLKELLEARKSSARENSVDSNGYTSSSQGNEKSLQRWLDHELEVMVNVHEVRFQYEKQRQEQAALAEELAFLKQVDQLGHNGQSPQKGKNGHSRLQLMSPNARMARVASLENMLSISSNALMAMASQLLEAGERERSIIGRGHWNQLRSMGEAKNLLQYMFTSAAEARCQLWDKDMEIKDLKDQLNELVTLLRQSEAQRKELVKEQKMRDQAVAIALATSALGNSRSSSKHYSDDISGPLSPMSLPAPKQLKFTPGIVNGPLRESAAFLDQTRKMVPVGQLAMKKLVAAGQTGKLWRWKRSHHQWLLQFKWKWQKPWKLSEWIKHSDETIMRSRPRQQALIDMI, encoded by the exons atggaGGGGTCGGAGAATTGTAGTGTTAAAGTTGCAGTTCATATTCGTCCTCTTATTGGTGATGAACGCGTTCAAGGTTGCAAAGAATGTGTCACTGTCACGCCTGGGAAGCCCCAG GTGCAGATCGGTGCACATTCTTTTACATTTGACAATGTCTACGGAAATGGTGGTTCTCCATCATCTTCCATGTTTGAAGAATGTGTTGCTCCTCTTGTTGATGGGTTGTTCCAAGGATACAACGCCACTGTACTAGCATATGGTCAG ACAGGATCAGGGAAAACATATACAATGGGGACTAACTTCAAGGATGGTTGCCAGACTGGATTGATTCCTCAAGTTATGAATGCACTATTCAATAAGATTGAAACGTTAAAGCATCAAACAGAATTCCAGTTGCATGTGTCCTTCATAGAG ATTCTAAAAGAAGAAGTGAAAGACTTGCTGGATACTGTATCTGTCAGCAAATCAGTGGCTGTTAATGGACATGGGAAAGTTGCTGTTCCTGGGAGGCCATCGATACAGATCCGTGAATCATCAAATGGTGTTATTACACTAGCAGGATCAACTGAAGTAGCTGTTAGTACAATACAGGAAATGGCTGGTTGCCTGGAGCAAGGATCATTAAGTAGGGCAACAGGAAGTACAAATATGAACAACCAGTCCAG TCGGTCACATGCAATATTCACGATCACATTAGAACTGATGCACAAACTGCATTCAGTTTCTCCTGTTGATGACACTCCAGATGAGGATATGGGTGAAGAGTATATCTGTGCTAAGCTCCATTTAGTAGATCTAGCTGGATCTGAACGAGCAAAAAGAACTGGTTCTAATGGTCTTCGTTTGAAAGAAG GTATTCACATAAATAGGGGACTTCTGGCTCTTGGTAACGTCATAAGTGCACTTGGGGATGAGAAAAAGCGAAAAGAAGGAGCGCATGTTCCCTACCGAGACAGTAAACTGACTCGACTCTTGCAG GATTCACTGGGCGGGAACAGCAAGACTGTTATGATAG CTTGCGTCAGTCCTGCTGACATCAATGCTGAGGAAACTCTCAACACTCTCAAATATGCAAATCGCGCTCGAAACATTCAGAATAAGCCTGTA GTTAATAGAGATTTAATATCCAATGAGATGCAACAGATGCGTCAGCAGCTAAAGTACTTACAGGCAGAACTTTGTGCTCGTGGGGGAGGATCTCCATCTGATGAAGTCCAG GTGCTAAAGGAAAGGATTGCTTGGCTTGAAGCTACCAATGAGGATCTTTCTCGTGAACTTCATGAATACCGCAGCTGTTGCGCTGTTGTAGAGCAGTGTGAAATTGACTCCCAA GAAGGCCATGTCTATTCTTCAAAAAGTGAGAGACTTAAGAGAGACTTTCAGAGTATGGACTCATCTGACTTTCAAATGGATGAAGTCTTATCAG GTGAAAGTTCTGGGGAAATTGATGAAGCAGCAAAAGAGTGGGAGCATGCGCTCATGCAAAGTACCATGGATAAAGAATTGAATGAATTAAACAGGCGTTTGGAGCAAAAAGAG TCTGAGATGAAACTTTTTGGAGGGGATGGCGCTGAAGCTTTAAAACAACACTTTAGGAAGAAAATCATGGAACTTGAGGAAGAGAAAAGGATTGTTCAG CAAGAGCGGGATCATTTGTTGGCTGAAATTGAGAACCTTGCTGCTAATTCTGATGGACAAACACAGAAAACACAAGATATTCATTCACAGAAACTAAAGACACTGGAGGCACAG ATTTTAGATCTTAAAAAGAAACAAGAAAGCCAGGTTGAGCTTTTAAAGAAGAAACAAAGAAGTGATGAAGCAGCAAGGAGATTGCAAGCTGAAATACAGCATATCAAGGCTCAAAAG GTTCGGTTGCAGCACAAGATAAAACAAGAAGCAGAACAATTTCGACAATGGAAGGCCTCAAGAGAGAAAGAAATGCTACAG cTAAGGAAGGAAGGCAGGAGAAATGAGTATGAACGACATAAACTTGAAGCACTGCATCAACGACAGAAACTG GTTCTTCATAGGAAGACAGAAGAGGCAGCAGTGGCTACCAGAAGACTAAAGGAGCTATTGGAAGCCCGCAAGTCTTCAGCACGTGAGAACtcag TTGACTCAAATGGATATACATCATCTAGTCAG GGAAATGAAAAATCTTTGCAAAGATGGCTTGATCATGAGCTAGAAGTCATGGTGAATGTGCATGAAGTTCGTTTTCAGTATGAGAAACAGAGACAAGA ACAAGCTGCACTGGCAGAGGAGTTGGCCTTTCTGAAACAAGTAGATCAGCTTGGTCATAACGGGCAAAGTCCACAGAAGGGGAAGAATGGGCATTCTAG ATTACAGTTGATGTCACCAAATGCGAGAATGGCAAGGGTAGCTTCTCTAGAGAATAtgctgagcatatcttcaaatGCGCTAATGGCAATGGCTTCACAACTTTTGGAGGCAGGAGAAAGGGAGCGATCCATAATTGGTCGTGGACATTGGAATCAATTACGCTCAATGGGAGAAGCTAAGAACCTGCTTCAGTATATGTTTACTTCTGCAGCAGAAGCGAG GTGCCAGCTGTGGGATAAAGATATGGAAATCAAGGACCTGAAAGACCAACTGAATGAGCTTGTAACTCTACTGCGACAAAGTGAGGCCCAGAGGAAAGAACTAGTAAAGGAGCAGAAGATGAGGGACCAAGCTGTTGCCATTGCCTTAGCTACATCAGCTTTG GGTAACTCACGCAGTTCATCTAAGCACTATTCAGATGATATCAGTGGGCCCTTGTCCCCAATGTCACTTCCAGCACCGAAGCAACTAAAATTTACACCTGGGATTGTTAATGGACCTCTCAGAGAGTCGGCAGCCTTTCTGGATCAGACCCGGAAG ATGGTACCTGTTGGGCAATTGGCAATGAAGAAACTGGTAGCTGCTGGCCAAACAGGAAAACTCTGGAGGTGGAAGAGAAGCCATCATCAGTGGCTGCTGCAGTTCAAATGGAAGTGGCAGAAGCCATGGAAGCTCTCAGAATGGATCAAACACAGTGATGAGACAATAATGAGATCAAGGCCTCGCCAACAGGCTCttattgatatgatatga
- the LOC110628308 gene encoding kinesin-like protein KIN-4A isoform X2 — MEGSENCSVKVAVHIRPLIGDERVQGCKECVTVTPGKPQVQIGAHSFTFDNVYGNGGSPSSSMFEECVAPLVDGLFQGYNATVLAYGQTGSGKTYTMGTNFKDGCQTGLIPQVMNALFNKIETLKHQTEFQLHVSFIEILKEEVKDLLDTVSVSKSVAVNGHGKVAVPGRPSIQIRESSNGVITLAGSTEVAVSTIQEMAGCLEQGSLSRATGSTNMNNQSSRSHAIFTITLELMHKLHSVSPVDDTPDEDMGEEYICAKLHLVDLAGSERAKRTGSNGLRLKEGIHINRGLLALGNVISALGDEKKRKEGAHVPYRDSKLTRLLQDSLGGNSKTVMIACVSPADINAEETLNTLKYANRARNIQNKPVVNRDLISNEMQQMRQQLKYLQAELCARGGGSPSDEVQVLKERIAWLEATNEDLSRELHEYRSCCAVVEQCEIDSQEGHVYSSKSERLKRDFQSMDSSDFQMDEVLSGESSGEIDEAAKEWEHALMQSTMDKELNELNRRLEQKESEMKLFGGDGAEALKQHFRKKIMELEEEKRIVQQERDHLLAEIENLAANSDGQTQKTQDIHSQKLKTLEAQILDLKKKQESQVELLKKKQRSDEAARRLQAEIQHIKAQKVRLQHKIKQEAEQFRQWKASREKEMLQLRKEGRRNEYERHKLEALHQRQKLVLHRKTEEAAVATRRLKELLEARKSSARENSVDSNGYTSSSQGNEKSLQRWLDHELEVMVNVHEVRFQYEKQRQEQAALAEELAFLKQVDQLGHNGQSPQKGKNGHSRLQLMSPNARMARVASLENMLSISSNALMAMASQLLEAGERERSIIGRGHWNQLRSMGEAKNLLQYMFTSAAEARCQLWDKDMEIKDLKDQLNELVTLLRQSEAQRKELVKEQKMRDQAVAIALATSALGNSRSSSKHYSDDISGPLSPMSLPAPKQLKFTPGIVNGPLRESAAFLDQTRKILLSADGTCWAIGNEETGSCWPNRKTLEVEEKPSSVAAAVQMEVAEAMEALRMDQTQ; from the exons atggaGGGGTCGGAGAATTGTAGTGTTAAAGTTGCAGTTCATATTCGTCCTCTTATTGGTGATGAACGCGTTCAAGGTTGCAAAGAATGTGTCACTGTCACGCCTGGGAAGCCCCAG GTGCAGATCGGTGCACATTCTTTTACATTTGACAATGTCTACGGAAATGGTGGTTCTCCATCATCTTCCATGTTTGAAGAATGTGTTGCTCCTCTTGTTGATGGGTTGTTCCAAGGATACAACGCCACTGTACTAGCATATGGTCAG ACAGGATCAGGGAAAACATATACAATGGGGACTAACTTCAAGGATGGTTGCCAGACTGGATTGATTCCTCAAGTTATGAATGCACTATTCAATAAGATTGAAACGTTAAAGCATCAAACAGAATTCCAGTTGCATGTGTCCTTCATAGAG ATTCTAAAAGAAGAAGTGAAAGACTTGCTGGATACTGTATCTGTCAGCAAATCAGTGGCTGTTAATGGACATGGGAAAGTTGCTGTTCCTGGGAGGCCATCGATACAGATCCGTGAATCATCAAATGGTGTTATTACACTAGCAGGATCAACTGAAGTAGCTGTTAGTACAATACAGGAAATGGCTGGTTGCCTGGAGCAAGGATCATTAAGTAGGGCAACAGGAAGTACAAATATGAACAACCAGTCCAG TCGGTCACATGCAATATTCACGATCACATTAGAACTGATGCACAAACTGCATTCAGTTTCTCCTGTTGATGACACTCCAGATGAGGATATGGGTGAAGAGTATATCTGTGCTAAGCTCCATTTAGTAGATCTAGCTGGATCTGAACGAGCAAAAAGAACTGGTTCTAATGGTCTTCGTTTGAAAGAAG GTATTCACATAAATAGGGGACTTCTGGCTCTTGGTAACGTCATAAGTGCACTTGGGGATGAGAAAAAGCGAAAAGAAGGAGCGCATGTTCCCTACCGAGACAGTAAACTGACTCGACTCTTGCAG GATTCACTGGGCGGGAACAGCAAGACTGTTATGATAG CTTGCGTCAGTCCTGCTGACATCAATGCTGAGGAAACTCTCAACACTCTCAAATATGCAAATCGCGCTCGAAACATTCAGAATAAGCCTGTA GTTAATAGAGATTTAATATCCAATGAGATGCAACAGATGCGTCAGCAGCTAAAGTACTTACAGGCAGAACTTTGTGCTCGTGGGGGAGGATCTCCATCTGATGAAGTCCAG GTGCTAAAGGAAAGGATTGCTTGGCTTGAAGCTACCAATGAGGATCTTTCTCGTGAACTTCATGAATACCGCAGCTGTTGCGCTGTTGTAGAGCAGTGTGAAATTGACTCCCAA GAAGGCCATGTCTATTCTTCAAAAAGTGAGAGACTTAAGAGAGACTTTCAGAGTATGGACTCATCTGACTTTCAAATGGATGAAGTCTTATCAG GTGAAAGTTCTGGGGAAATTGATGAAGCAGCAAAAGAGTGGGAGCATGCGCTCATGCAAAGTACCATGGATAAAGAATTGAATGAATTAAACAGGCGTTTGGAGCAAAAAGAG TCTGAGATGAAACTTTTTGGAGGGGATGGCGCTGAAGCTTTAAAACAACACTTTAGGAAGAAAATCATGGAACTTGAGGAAGAGAAAAGGATTGTTCAG CAAGAGCGGGATCATTTGTTGGCTGAAATTGAGAACCTTGCTGCTAATTCTGATGGACAAACACAGAAAACACAAGATATTCATTCACAGAAACTAAAGACACTGGAGGCACAG ATTTTAGATCTTAAAAAGAAACAAGAAAGCCAGGTTGAGCTTTTAAAGAAGAAACAAAGAAGTGATGAAGCAGCAAGGAGATTGCAAGCTGAAATACAGCATATCAAGGCTCAAAAG GTTCGGTTGCAGCACAAGATAAAACAAGAAGCAGAACAATTTCGACAATGGAAGGCCTCAAGAGAGAAAGAAATGCTACAG cTAAGGAAGGAAGGCAGGAGAAATGAGTATGAACGACATAAACTTGAAGCACTGCATCAACGACAGAAACTG GTTCTTCATAGGAAGACAGAAGAGGCAGCAGTGGCTACCAGAAGACTAAAGGAGCTATTGGAAGCCCGCAAGTCTTCAGCACGTGAGAACtcag TTGACTCAAATGGATATACATCATCTAGTCAG GGAAATGAAAAATCTTTGCAAAGATGGCTTGATCATGAGCTAGAAGTCATGGTGAATGTGCATGAAGTTCGTTTTCAGTATGAGAAACAGAGACAAGA ACAAGCTGCACTGGCAGAGGAGTTGGCCTTTCTGAAACAAGTAGATCAGCTTGGTCATAACGGGCAAAGTCCACAGAAGGGGAAGAATGGGCATTCTAG ATTACAGTTGATGTCACCAAATGCGAGAATGGCAAGGGTAGCTTCTCTAGAGAATAtgctgagcatatcttcaaatGCGCTAATGGCAATGGCTTCACAACTTTTGGAGGCAGGAGAAAGGGAGCGATCCATAATTGGTCGTGGACATTGGAATCAATTACGCTCAATGGGAGAAGCTAAGAACCTGCTTCAGTATATGTTTACTTCTGCAGCAGAAGCGAG GTGCCAGCTGTGGGATAAAGATATGGAAATCAAGGACCTGAAAGACCAACTGAATGAGCTTGTAACTCTACTGCGACAAAGTGAGGCCCAGAGGAAAGAACTAGTAAAGGAGCAGAAGATGAGGGACCAAGCTGTTGCCATTGCCTTAGCTACATCAGCTTTG GGTAACTCACGCAGTTCATCTAAGCACTATTCAGATGATATCAGTGGGCCCTTGTCCCCAATGTCACTTCCAGCACCGAAGCAACTAAAATTTACACCTGGGATTGTTAATGGACCTCTCAGAGAGTCGGCAGCCTTTCTGGATCAGACCCGGAAG ataCTGTTAAGTGCAGATGGTACCTGTTGGGCAATTGGCAATGAAGAAACTGGTAGCTGCTGGCCAAACAGGAAAACTCTGGAGGTGGAAGAGAAGCCATCATCAGTGGCTGCTGCAGTTCAAATGGAAGTGGCAGAAGCCATGGAAGCTCTCAGAATGGATCAAACACAGTGA